The DNA segment CAGAGTCTCGACCTTCATCCTCGCGGTTGAGGGCTCTTCCGTCAGCAGTATCTTTATGGCCTCCTCATACCTTATCTCGTCGTGGAACACCTTGTCGAAGAGCTCTGGATAATCGCTCTCCAGCCCCATGCCATACTTGCCCACCACATAGAGGCTTGCCAGCTCCTTCTCGAAAAGGTCGGGCGGGTTCGCCGCGCCCTTCAGAGGCTTTATCCTCTCCCTACTGTACACCTCCTTCAGTATCTCCACGGCCCTCTCCCGCGTGAGAGCCCCCTTCTCCCACTCCTCGAGCAGCCTCTCCCAAACATCCATCAGTATGGATACCCTCCTCCTAATGCTGACACCCCTAGGCTTCCTCTCCACATCCAACCACCATAGACTCCCGCAGCCCTACATGGGGACGCGCGCAACGTAACCCCTCTAGCGTGTACACCACTCTAACGGGGTGTGATCCCGTACCTTTAAAACTGAAATTCCCCTGGGGCTTCCCTCTTAGGGAGGGTGGCCGGGGCTGGCTAAATGGCCTCCTTTAAGGCCTGGTGTTAGGGTTGAGAGGCTTGAGAGAGGCCTGGAGGCTGGGTGCCGGGAGGGCACTCTGTATAGGGTGGATCTGGGTGGTGTTGAGAGGCTGTTGAGGATGTGTGAGTGGGTTGAGAGGGATTGTGTCTTCGAAATTGTTTGGGAGGAGGGTTAGAGTGTGAAGGGCGATACCCTCGCTATCCTCACAGGCTCTCTCATGAAGTCGGCCAGCCCGGCCTCCTCGATGGCTTTGAGGACCTCCTCGTCGCTCGCCCCCTTCTGGATCTCGACTTTCTTGTCGAGTATCTCGATGTGGTCTATGTTGGCCCTCCTCCTCCTAACGCCTGTGAGGCTCTTGGGCCCCGTAACGAGAACGAAGTTCTCGTCTATAATATCAACTATCACACACTTCCTACCGGCCTCCCTACCCCTAGTCTTGACGCATATCCTCCCAACCTC comes from the Aeropyrum camini SY1 = JCM 12091 genome and includes:
- a CDS encoding 50S ribosomal protein L14e, which encodes MAKVVEVGRICVKTRGREAGRKCVIVDIIDENFVLVTGPKSLTGVRRRRANIDHIEILDKKVEIQKGASDEEVLKAIEEAGLADFMREPVRIARVSPFTL